In Daucus carota subsp. sativus chromosome 4, DH1 v3.0, whole genome shotgun sequence, one DNA window encodes the following:
- the LOC108203333 gene encoding uncharacterized protein LOC108203333, with protein sequence MDAYSGYNQIPMYGPDQEHTSFITDRGLYCYIGMPFGLINAGATYQRLVSMMFKDQIGKTMEVYVDDMLVKSKEAQDHIQHLAEMFDILKKYRMKLNPQKCVFGVESGKFLGFMVNHRGIEANPAKIKALLDMKSPQNVKQVQSLTGRIAALNRFVSKSSDRCKEFFKAIKDAGKTHSISAVLVKEEKDVQFPVYYVSKRLQDAETRYTSMEKLVYSLVLAARKLRPYFQAHKIEVRTSYPLRQIMHKPEATGRLMKWAVELGQFDLEYKPRATIKGQALADFLLEFEDDTQEWAIVPYSPNVEPINGLLVEDDTWWNLHVDGAVNSDGAGVGIVLVNPGGCRLLSAIHLGFPATNNDAEYEALINGLSLAMEMKARNLIVYSDSMLVVHQVNGGFLARGWRTNLYMTHTQELMKKFKEVHLEKVPREKNEGADALAKASSRRDTKLLGTIQFCVQEKPRGSAPGSVKEARCLRYKAARFVIYDGVLYKRGFNQPLLKCIAGDDCNYILREVHEGICGNHSGGSSLALKILRQGYYWPTMRSEASKFVQACDKCQRFATYSSRPAASLTPLLSSWPFALWGIDLIGELPKAKGGVRYAVVAVHYFTKWAEAAPLATITAKKITSFVFNSIVCRFGIPYKLISDNGKQFDSKELKKLCDDLNIRRNFAAVYHPQSNGKTEAINKIIKHTLKAKLEEKKVDWPEELPMVLWSDNTTPRTTTGESPFMLTYGCEAMVPVEVGAGSFRRDHFQEEANAVNQRLHLDMLEEVRRESQVRLATYQQRTARFYNSRVKPRPFKVGDLVLRKMMPGMKVPGHGVFGVNWEGPYRIRAEIFGGAYYLEDMQGEPISKAWNAEHLKKYYQ encoded by the exons ATGGATGCATATTCAGGCTACAACCAGATACCCATGTACGGGCCAGATCAAGAACATACTTCTTTTATAACCGATAGGGGGTTATACTGTTATATAGGGATGCCATTTGGGTTGATCAACGCCGGGGCAACTTATCAGCGACTGGTGAGCATGATGTTCAAAGATCAGATCGGTAAGACTATGGAggtttatgtggatgatatgtTGGTCAAATCCAAGGAGGCGCAAGATCACATTCAGCACTTGGCTGAAATGTTTGACATACTTAAGAAGTATCGAATGAAGCTGAATCCCCAGAAGTGTGTGTTTGGAGTTGAATCTGGCAAATTCTTGGGGTTCATGGTAAACCATCGAGGGATCGAAGCTAATCCTGCAAAGATCAAGGCACTACTCGATATGAAGTCTCCTCAGAATGTTAAGCAGGTTCAGAGCCTTACAGGAAGGATAGCGGCATTAAATAGATTCGTGTCCAAATCCTCGGATAGATGCAAGGAGTTCTTTAAAGCCATCAAGGATGCAGGGAAGAC ACATTCCATTAGTGCTGTCCTTGTGAAGGAAGAAAAGGATGTTCAATTCCCAGTATATTATGTTAGCAAAAGGCTACAAGATGCTGAGACAAGATACACTAGCATGGAAAAGTTGGTATACTCTTTGGTCTTAGCAGCAAGGAAACTTCGTCCATACTTTCAGGCACATAAGATTGAGGTGAGAACTTCTTACCCTCTCCGTCAGATTATGCATAAGCCAGAAGCAACGGGGAGATTGATGAAGTGGGCTGTAGAGCTAGGACAATTTGATTTGGAATATAAGCCTAGGGCTACTATCAAGGGTCAAGCTCTGGCTGATTTCTTGCTAGAATTTGAAGATGATACTCAAGAATGGGCAATAGTGCCGTATAGTCCCAACGTTGAGCCCATTAACGGTCTTTTGGTGGAGGATGACACATGGTGGAACTTGCATGTCGATGGAGCTGTCAACTCTGACGGAGCTGGGGTTGGGATAGTTTTGGTTAATCCTGGGGGGTGTAGGTTGTTAAGTGCCATCCACCTAGGGTTCCCCGCAACCAATAATGATGCAGAATATGAAGCTTTGATCAATGGTCTATCCCTAGCCATGGAAATGAAGGCTAGGAACCTTATTGTGTACAGTGACTCGATGTTGGTGGTCCACCAGGTAAATGGGGGGTTCTTAGCTCGAGGTTGGAGGACGAACTTATACATGACCCACACGCAAGAATTGATGAAAAAGTTCAAGGAGGTACATTTGGAAAAGGTTCCTCGCGAGAAAAATGAAGGTGCTGATGCATTGGCCAAGGCCAGTTCTAGAAGGGACACCAAGTTATTAGGAACTATCCAATTCTGTGTTCAGGAGAAGCCAA GAGGGTCAGCTCCCGGAAGCGTAAAGGAAGCCAGATGTCTCAGATACAAAGCAGCAAGATTTGTCATATATGATGGTGTCTTGTACAAGAGAGGGTTCAACCAGCCATTGCTGAAGTGCATTGCAGGGGACGATTGCAACTACATCTTGAGGGAAGTACATGAAGGAATATGTGGCAATCACTCGGGAGGTAGTTCACTTGCTTTAAAGATCCTTAGGCAAGGATACTACTGGCCGACTATGAGGAGTGAAGCAAGCAAGTTCGTGCAAGCGTGTGACAAGTGCCAGCGATTTGCCACATATTCATCTCGTCCTGCAGCAAGTCTGACTCCGTTACTCAGCTCATGGCCATTCGCTTTGTGGGGGATAGATCTCATTGGAGAGCTTCCAAAGGCCAAAGGAGGAGTCAGGTATGCAGTAGTAGCAGTTCATTACTTTACGAAATGGGCCGAGGCCGCACCTCTAGCAACCATTACTGCTAAGAAGATAACGAGCTTTGTATTCAATTCAATCGTGTGCAGATTTGGTATCCCATACAAGTTAATATCTGACAATGGGAAACAATTCGATAGCAAAGAGTTGAAGAAGCTGTGTGATGACTTGAATATAAGGAGAAACTTTGCAGCTGTGTACCACCCACAAAGCAATGGAAAGActgaagcaatcaacaaaattatcaaacacaCACTGAAGGCCAAGTTGGAAGAGAAGAAGGTTGATTGGCCGGAGGAGCTTCCAATGGTACTATGGTCAGACAACACTACGCCAAGGACAACTACTGGGGAGTCGCCATTCATGTTGACCTATGGTTGTGAGGCAATGGTTCCAGTGGAGGTCGGAGCAGGTTCATTCAGGAGAGATCACTTCCAGGAAGAGGCCAATGCTGTCAACCAGAGGCTACATCTTGATATGCTGGAAGAAGTCAGGAGGGAGTCACAAGTTAGGTTGGCAACATATCAGCAGAGGACGGCACGATTCTACAACAGTCGAGTCAAGCCCAGACCATTTAAGGTGGGGGACTTGGTGCTGCGCAAAATGATGCCAGGGATGAAGGTGCCAGGCCATGGAGTGTTCGGGGTAAATTGGGAAGGACCCTACCGTATTCGAGCTGAAATCTTTGGAGGAGCATACTACTTGGAGGACATGCAGGGAGAGCCCATTTCCAAAGCATGGAATGCTGAACATCTGAAGAAGTACTATCAATAG